From Alosa sapidissima isolate fAloSap1 chromosome 7, fAloSap1.pri, whole genome shotgun sequence, the proteins below share one genomic window:
- the ppdpfa gene encoding pancreatic progenitor cell differentiation and proliferation factor A, translating to MAAIPSSGSLIATHDYYRRRIGSTSSNSSCGSSEYSGEVIPHPPGVARQDSGHWWSSFFFAKGQPGMPSGTDSKKDGTYTVSNGQVTCIAREMVLKRQSSETSDSGKAEAGTSPSP from the exons ATGGCAGCAATTCCATCCAGCGGATCTCTCATCGCCACCCATGACTACTACCGAA GGCGCATAGGATCAACATCTAGCAACAGTTCCTGTGGCAGTTCGGAGTATTCAGGGGAGGTCATTCCTCACCCACCAG GTGTAGCCAGACAAGACTCAGGTCACTGGTGGTCTTCCTTCTTCTTTGCAAAGGGCCAGCCTGGAATGCCCAGCGGCACCGACTCAAAGAA GGACGGGACCTACACCGTATCCAATGGGCAGGTGACCTGCATAGCCAGGGAGATGGTGCTGAAGAGGCAGTCCAGCGAAACCAGCGACTCTGGGAAGGCGGAAGCAGGaacttccccctccccctga
- the ptk6a gene encoding protein-tyrosine kinase 6, protein MPFDLTKIREYFNCSNCPPWKHKKDGENGDNRETHDGYNNDTFSEGEDQEAEEEPEPTKYFPYNSTKPKRNLPPLPLPPTDENLGIYKALWPFDARAKEELSFQTDDLFRVTERTGDWWKAEKLVNGEVVASGVVPYNYLVKGDTLESQPWYFGKLSRFEAQNLLFTSTNPEGAFLVRHSEKDEVGYVLSVKADDKVKHFQIFQGEEGLFYVVSNLMFPDVEALVTHYRSHLLSTVQITEACAQRKPEPQDLSHATVEDWELPKAEFTLEEQLGSGYFSEVYRGKWKGVVNVAIKVLKKNDALDHREFHLETQILKRLRHKHLISLFAICTDAMPFYIITELMAKGNLLHFLRDPEGQSMDLLSLTNMAIQVSDGMAYLESENSIHRDLAARNVLVGEGNICKVADFGLARVIKEPFYVSDDKKIPYKWCAPEAISHGRFSNKSDVWSFGILLFEIFSYGGSPYPTYATHEIFQLISSGYRLPCPSKCPRHIYDIMLMCWSDSPEERPDFKELRSLLQSSCRYDECTPESCVDDPEALGGSDE, encoded by the exons ATGCCTTTTGACTTGACAAAAATACGTGAATATTTCAACTGTTCAAATTGTCCTCCCTGGAAACATAAAAAAGACGGAGAAAACGGAGACAACCGTGAGACACATGACGGATACAACAACGATACATTTTCAGAGGGTGAAGACCAAGAAGCTGAGGAAGAACCTGAACCCACGAAATATTTCCCTTACAACTCCACAaagccaaagagaaatttgccgCCTCTGCCACTGCCACCAACGGATGAAAATCTAGGCATCTACAAGGCGCTGTGGCCGTTCGATGCGCGGGCAAAGGAGGAATTATCTTTTCAGACAGATGACTTGTTTAGAGTTACAGAGCGGACAGGGGACTGGTGGAAAGCGGAGAAACTCGTCAATGGAGAGGTGGTGGCCAGCGGTGTTGTACCCTATAATTATCTTGTTAAAGGAGACACATTAGAATCTCAGCC GTGGTATTTTGGAAAGCTAAGTCGATTTGAGGCCCAAAACCTCCTCTTCACCTCTACAAATCCTGAAGGTGCATTCCTGGTGCGGCACAGTGAGAAGGATGAAGTGGGATATGTCTTATCTG TGAAGGCAGATGATAAGGTGAAGCATTTCCAGATCTTCCAGGGAGAGGAGGGGTTGTTCTATGTGGTTTCGAATCTGATGTTCCCAGATGTGGAGGCCCTGGTGACGCACTACAGAAGCCACTTGCTGTCCACCGTCCAGATTACAGAGGCCTGTGCCCAG aggAAGCCAGAGCCACAGGATCTTTCCCATGCGACAGTGGAAGACTGGGAACTTCCCAAGGCTGAGTTCACTCTTGAAGAGCAGCTGGGCTCAGGTTACTTTTCAGAGGTGTACCGTGGAAAGTGGAAAGGCGTTGTCAATGTTGCTATCAAGGTCCTGAAGAAAAATG ATGCCCTGGATCACCGTGAGTTCCATCTGGAGACACAGATTCTGAAGAGGTTGAGGCACAAGCACCTCATCTCACTCTTTGCCATCTGCACCGATGCCATGCCCTTCTACATCATCACCGAGCTCATGGCGAAGGGCAACCTGCTTCACTTCCTCAGAG atCCAGAGGGACAGAGTATGGACTTACTCTCCCTGACGAACATGGCCATTCAGGTGTCCGATGGCATGGCCTACCTTGAGTCAGAGAACAGCATCCACCGTGACCTGGCCGCGCGAAATGTCCTGGTGGGAGAGGGAAACATCTGCAAAGTGGCAGACTTTGGCCTTGCTCGAGTCATCAAG GAGCCATTTTATGTTTCGGATGACAAGAAGATCCCGTATAAGTGGTGTGCTCCGGAAGCCATTAGCCACGGAAGGTTCTCGAACAAATCAGATGTCTGGTCGTTTGGAATACTGCTCTTTGAAATCTTCAGTTATGGAGGATCACCATACCCAA CTTATGCAACCCATGAGATATTCCAGCTCATCAGCAGCGGATATCGGCTGCCTTGCCCATCCAAATGTCCAAGGCACATTTATGATATCATGCTGATGTGCTGGAGCGATTCGCCAGAGGAACGACCCGACTTTAAGGAGCTCCGATCCCTTTTGCAGTCCTCTTGTCGCTACGATGAGTGTACCCCAGAGAGCTGTGTTGACGATCCAGAGGCACTAGGGGGCAGTgatgagtga